A DNA window from Bradyrhizobium barranii subsp. barranii contains the following coding sequences:
- a CDS encoding PepSY-associated TM helix domain-containing protein — protein sequence MTAQSVKWWSLVHKWTSLVCTLFLLMLCITGLPLIFHDEIDELFKSEASARELPADTPQAPLSRLVDAAKARYPQRYLQVLGWDDDRANVVNVFLSATPEAPPGQRFLKLSFDSRTAELIGEDTQQGGLMSAIRIFHRDMFLGLPGELFLGVMGLLFVIAIVSGIVLYAPFMRRLNFGTVRRIGASRVKWLDLHNLIGGVTLIWLLAVGVTGVINTISLPLFSAWRAEVMPELIAPHLGKPPLAKWADVDDVMAAARRALDGNTPASIIFPTVARFGTPRHFIVWTKGTTPITSRLFTPAMLDAETGQLVTARGLPWYLRALQVSRPLHFGDYGSLPLKIIWALFDLAAIVVLASGVYLWLGKRKSPRVTTRAQDGPPVVATSGIRP from the coding sequence ATGACAGCACAGTCAGTCAAATGGTGGTCGCTGGTCCACAAATGGACCAGCCTGGTCTGCACGCTATTCCTCCTGATGCTTTGCATCACCGGGCTCCCACTGATCTTTCATGACGAGATCGACGAGCTCTTCAAGTCGGAAGCCTCGGCCCGAGAGCTCCCGGCGGATACTCCGCAGGCTCCGCTAAGCCGGCTGGTCGACGCCGCCAAGGCGCGCTATCCGCAGCGCTACCTCCAGGTGCTCGGCTGGGACGACGATCGCGCCAACGTCGTCAACGTATTCCTCTCGGCTACGCCTGAAGCTCCCCCCGGCCAACGTTTCCTGAAGCTGTCATTCGATTCCAGGACCGCGGAACTGATCGGCGAAGACACGCAGCAGGGCGGCCTGATGAGCGCCATCCGCATATTCCACCGCGACATGTTCTTGGGGTTGCCGGGTGAACTGTTTCTCGGCGTCATGGGCCTGCTGTTTGTCATCGCGATCGTTTCCGGCATCGTGCTCTACGCGCCCTTCATGCGCCGGCTCAACTTCGGCACGGTGCGTCGTATCGGCGCGTCGCGGGTCAAATGGCTCGACCTGCACAATCTGATCGGCGGAGTGACTCTCATATGGCTGCTTGCCGTCGGCGTCACCGGTGTCATCAACACGATATCGTTGCCGCTGTTCTCCGCCTGGCGCGCGGAGGTGATGCCGGAGCTGATCGCGCCGCACTTGGGCAAGCCGCCGCTTGCGAAATGGGCCGACGTCGACGACGTCATGGCCGCAGCACGTCGGGCGCTCGACGGCAACACGCCGGCCAGCATCATCTTTCCGACGGTCGCACGGTTCGGGACACCACGGCACTTCATCGTCTGGACCAAGGGCACGACGCCGATCACCTCGCGCCTGTTCACGCCCGCGATGCTCGACGCCGAAACCGGGCAGCTCGTCACCGCGCGTGGCCTGCCGTGGTATCTCAGGGCGTTGCAGGTATCGCGCCCGCTTCATTTCGGGGACTACGGCAGCCTGCCGCTGAAGATCATCTGGGCGCTGTTCGATCTTGCCGCCATCGTCGTGCTTGCCAGCGGCGTCTATCTCTGGCTCGGCAAGCGCAAATCGCCTCGCGTCACCACGCGCGCTCAGGACGGGCCGCCTGTCGTAGCGACATCCGGGATCCGTCCATGA
- the gyrA gene encoding DNA gyrase subunit A, which translates to MADDDNKPGDQPAQPSDIRPVSIYEEMKKSYLDYAMSVIVARALPDARDGLKPVHRRILYSMNEQGHTPDKKYVKSARVVGDVIGKYHPHGDQSIYDAMVRMAQDFSMRVPLIDGQGNFGSVDGDPPAAYRYTEARLTKVALALLADIDKDTVDFQPNYDNNETEPSVLPAKFPNLLVNGAGGIAVGMATNIPPHNLGEVIDACVALIDNPALTIEELINIVPGPDFPTGGVILGRAGIRAAYHLGRGSIVMRGKVAIETIRKEREAIIITEIPYQVNKATMVERIAELVKEKKIEGIGDLRDESDRDGYRVVIELKRDAVPDVVLNQLYRFTPLQTSFGVNMVALDSGRPRIMHLKDLLAIFVDFRERVVTRRTKFLLAKARDRAHILVGLAIAVANIDEMIRVIRTSPDPTTARDTLMARDWPARDVEDMLTLIDDPRHRISEDGTIRLSMEQARAILDLRLQRLTALGRDEIRDELDKLAGEIADYLDILRSRARVLGIIKTELAEVKAEFATPRRTVIIEQEGEVEDEDLIQREDMVVTVSHAGYVKRVPLSAYRAQRRGGKGRAGMQTRDEDFVSRLFVASTHTPVLFFSSRGQVYKEKVWRLPMAAPNARGKALINILPLEQGERITTIMPLPEDESTWGNLDVMFATTGGNVRRNKLSDFVDVRRSGIIAMKLDENEAIVDVQICTERDDVLLTGAGGQCIRFPVPDVRVFTGRTSMGVRGIALAEGDKVISLAILRHMETTSDERSAYLKMRRAVAGEAVVDEAPVDAEAEETTSGSFQLPQERYVEMSAAEQVVLTVSVNGYGKRTSSYEYRTTGRGGKGIVAMSVNNRNGNLVASFPVEDADQIMLVTDKGQLIRCPVEGIRVAGRSTQGVIVFDTAEDEHVVSVEHITEEADSGNGENGNGS; encoded by the coding sequence TTGGCTGACGACGACAACAAGCCCGGCGACCAGCCGGCGCAACCCTCGGACATTCGTCCCGTTTCCATCTACGAGGAGATGAAGAAGTCCTACCTCGATTACGCGATGAGCGTGATCGTGGCGCGTGCGCTGCCCGATGCGCGCGACGGGTTGAAGCCGGTTCATCGTCGCATCCTCTACTCGATGAACGAGCAGGGGCACACGCCCGACAAGAAGTACGTCAAGTCGGCGCGCGTGGTCGGTGACGTCATCGGTAAATATCATCCGCATGGCGACCAGTCGATCTACGACGCCATGGTCCGGATGGCGCAGGACTTCTCGATGCGCGTGCCGCTCATCGACGGCCAGGGCAATTTCGGCTCGGTCGACGGCGATCCCCCGGCCGCCTATCGGTACACCGAAGCGCGACTGACGAAGGTGGCGTTGGCTCTGCTGGCCGACATCGACAAGGACACCGTCGACTTCCAGCCGAACTACGACAACAACGAAACCGAGCCGTCGGTCCTGCCGGCCAAGTTCCCGAACCTCCTCGTCAACGGGGCGGGCGGCATCGCGGTCGGCATGGCGACCAACATCCCGCCGCACAATCTCGGCGAGGTCATCGACGCCTGCGTCGCGTTGATCGACAATCCTGCGCTCACCATCGAGGAACTCATCAACATCGTTCCGGGACCGGATTTCCCGACCGGCGGCGTCATTCTCGGACGCGCGGGCATCCGCGCCGCCTACCACCTCGGCCGCGGCTCGATCGTCATGCGCGGCAAGGTCGCCATCGAGACCATCCGCAAGGAGCGCGAGGCGATCATCATCACCGAGATTCCCTACCAGGTGAACAAGGCGACGATGGTCGAGCGCATCGCCGAGCTGGTCAAGGAAAAGAAGATCGAGGGCATCGGCGACCTGCGCGATGAATCCGACCGCGACGGCTACCGCGTCGTCATCGAATTGAAGCGCGACGCCGTGCCGGATGTGGTGCTGAATCAGCTGTACCGATTCACGCCGCTGCAGACGAGCTTCGGCGTCAACATGGTGGCGCTCGACAGCGGCCGTCCGCGGATCATGCATCTGAAGGACCTGCTGGCGATCTTCGTCGACTTCCGCGAGCGGGTCGTCACGCGTCGCACCAAGTTCCTGCTCGCCAAGGCGCGCGATCGCGCCCACATCCTGGTTGGTCTGGCGATCGCGGTCGCCAATATCGACGAGATGATCCGCGTCATCCGGACCTCGCCCGACCCGACCACTGCCCGCGACACCCTGATGGCGCGCGACTGGCCGGCACGGGACGTCGAGGACATGCTGACGCTGATCGACGATCCGCGCCACCGCATTAGCGAGGACGGCACGATCCGGCTGTCGATGGAACAGGCGAGGGCCATTCTCGACCTGCGCCTTCAGCGCCTCACCGCACTCGGCCGCGACGAAATCCGCGACGAGCTCGACAAGCTCGCCGGCGAGATCGCCGACTATCTCGACATCCTGCGCTCGCGCGCCCGCGTGCTGGGCATCATCAAGACCGAGCTCGCCGAGGTGAAGGCCGAGTTCGCGACCCCGCGCCGCACCGTGATCATCGAGCAGGAGGGCGAGGTCGAGGACGAGGACCTGATCCAGCGCGAGGATATGGTCGTCACCGTCTCCCACGCCGGCTACGTCAAGCGCGTGCCGCTGTCGGCCTACCGGGCGCAGCGCCGCGGCGGCAAGGGCCGCGCCGGCATGCAGACCCGCGACGAGGATTTCGTCAGCCGCCTGTTCGTGGCGTCGACGCACACACCGGTGCTGTTCTTCTCGTCGCGCGGCCAGGTCTACAAGGAGAAGGTGTGGCGCCTGCCGATGGCCGCGCCGAACGCGCGCGGCAAGGCGCTGATCAACATCCTGCCGCTGGAGCAGGGCGAGCGCATCACCACCATCATGCCGCTGCCGGAGGATGAATCGACCTGGGGCAACCTGGACGTGATGTTCGCCACCACCGGCGGCAACGTCCGGCGCAACAAGCTGTCCGACTTCGTCGACGTCCGCCGCTCCGGTATCATCGCCATGAAGCTCGATGAGAATGAAGCGATCGTGGACGTGCAGATCTGCACCGAGCGCGACGACGTGCTGCTGACCGGCGCCGGCGGCCAGTGCATCCGCTTCCCCGTCCCCGACGTGCGCGTGTTTACCGGCCGCACTTCGATGGGCGTGCGCGGCATTGCGCTTGCCGAAGGCGACAAGGTGATCTCGCTGGCGATCCTGCGCCACATGGAGACCACCTCGGACGAACGTTCGGCCTATTTGAAGATGCGTCGTGCGGTGGCCGGCGAAGCCGTGGTCGACGAGGCTCCGGTGGATGCCGAGGCCGAAGAGACGACTTCCGGCAGCTTCCAGCTCCCGCAGGAGCGCTATGTCGAGATGTCGGCGGCCGAGCAGGTCGTGCTCACCGTCTCCGTCAACGGCTACGGCAAGCGGACCTCGTCCTACGAGTACCGCACCACTGGCCGCGGCGGCAAAGGCATCGTCGCCATGAGCGTCAACAACCGCAACGGCAATCTGGTGGCCTCCTTCCCCGTGGAAGACGCCGACCAGATCATGCTGGTCACGGACAAGGGCCAGCTCATCCGCTGCCCGGTCGAAGGCATCCGCGTCGCCGGTCGCTCGACCCAGGGCGTGATCGTGTTCGACACCGCCGAGGACGAGCACGTCGTCTCGGTCGAGCACATCACGGAAGAGGCCGATAGCGGGAACGGCGAGAACGGGAACGGTTCGTAG
- a CDS encoding DUF2306 domain-containing protein, whose protein sequence is MSVAPLLEAAPAIPLHAFAAMAAFVLGLVQFAAPKGTLPHRTIGWIWVALMAVVAASSFWIHQIRLVGPFSPIHLLSIFTLVMLPLAVWRAHTHRVADHRRIMIMTFIGALVIAGLFTLVPGRIMHRVIFGA, encoded by the coding sequence ATGAGCGTTGCGCCACTGCTTGAGGCTGCTCCGGCGATCCCGCTGCATGCCTTTGCCGCCATGGCCGCCTTCGTGCTCGGCCTCGTTCAGTTTGCCGCCCCCAAGGGCACGCTGCCGCACCGGACGATCGGCTGGATCTGGGTGGCGCTGATGGCGGTGGTGGCGGCCTCGTCGTTCTGGATCCACCAGATCCGTCTGGTCGGGCCGTTCAGCCCGATCCATCTCCTGTCGATCTTCACGCTGGTGATGCTGCCGCTCGCGGTGTGGCGGGCGCATACCCATCGGGTCGCCGATCACCGGCGTATCATGATCATGACGTTCATCGGCGCGCTCGTGATTGCCGGGCTGTTCACGCTGGTGCCCGGCCGCATCATGCACCGGGTGATTTTCGGAGCCTAG
- a CDS encoding single-stranded DNA-binding protein: protein MAGSVNKVILVGNLGKDPEIRRTQDGRPIANLSIATSETWRDKNSGERKEKTEWHRVVIFNEGLCKVAEQYLKKGAKVYIEGALQTRKWTDQSGAEKYSTEVVLQGFNSTLTMLDGRGGGGGGSFGDEPGGDFGSSGPVSSAPRRAVAAGGAGGGGGGGGGGRNSDMDDDIPF from the coding sequence ATGGCGGGAAGCGTCAACAAGGTCATTCTGGTTGGAAATCTCGGCAAGGATCCCGAAATCCGCCGCACCCAGGACGGGCGGCCGATCGCGAATTTGAGCATCGCCACCTCAGAGACCTGGCGCGACAAGAATAGCGGCGAGCGCAAGGAAAAGACCGAGTGGCATCGCGTCGTGATCTTCAATGAAGGGCTCTGCAAGGTCGCCGAGCAGTACCTGAAGAAGGGCGCGAAGGTTTACATCGAGGGCGCGCTCCAGACCCGCAAATGGACCGACCAGAGCGGCGCCGAGAAGTACTCCACCGAGGTCGTGCTCCAGGGCTTCAACTCGACCCTGACGATGCTCGACGGCCGCGGCGGCGGTGGAGGCGGCAGCTTCGGCGACGAGCCGGGCGGCGATTTCGGCTCCTCCGGTCCCGTCAGCAGCGCGCCGCGCCGTGCCGTTGCCGCCGGCGGCGCCGGCGGCGGCGGCGGCGGTGGTGGTGGTGGCCGCAACAGCGACATGGACGACGATATCCCGTTCTGA
- a CDS encoding outer membrane protein, whose amino-acid sequence MNKILIGTIGAIALGLSAPASAADLAARPYTKAPAPMIATIYDWSGFYIGINGGGGTSHKCWDVDIGGGVLVGEGCHNATGGTVGGQVGYRWQSANWVFGFEGQGNWADFSGDNISAISGLRDRSKINAFGLITGQVGYAWNNVLVYVKGGGAVVSDRYRSFDVASGLEFDRANETRWGGTVGAGVEFGFAPNWTVGFEYDHIFLGNRTIGFTGSGNFAPLGVATRSDRISQDVDIGLVRVNYRWGGPMIARY is encoded by the coding sequence ATGAATAAGATTTTGATTGGTACTATTGGTGCAATCGCGTTGGGGCTGTCGGCTCCCGCAAGCGCGGCAGATCTCGCTGCGCGTCCCTACACCAAGGCTCCGGCACCGATGATCGCGACCATCTACGACTGGAGCGGCTTCTACATCGGTATCAACGGCGGCGGCGGCACCAGCCACAAGTGCTGGGACGTCGATATCGGCGGTGGCGTTCTCGTAGGCGAAGGCTGCCACAACGCGACCGGCGGCACGGTCGGCGGCCAGGTCGGCTACCGCTGGCAGTCAGCCAACTGGGTGTTCGGCTTCGAAGGCCAGGGCAACTGGGCCGATTTCTCGGGTGACAACATCAGTGCGATCAGCGGCCTGCGCGATCGTTCGAAGATCAACGCCTTCGGCCTGATTACCGGTCAGGTCGGTTACGCCTGGAACAACGTCCTGGTCTACGTGAAGGGCGGCGGCGCCGTCGTCAGCGATCGCTACCGCAGCTTCGACGTCGCCAGCGGCCTCGAGTTCGACCGGGCCAACGAGACCCGTTGGGGCGGCACCGTGGGTGCGGGCGTCGAGTTCGGATTCGCCCCGAACTGGACCGTGGGCTTCGAGTACGACCACATCTTCCTCGGCAACCGCACCATCGGCTTCACCGGATCCGGCAATTTCGCCCCGCTCGGCGTTGCCACACGCTCCGATCGCATCAGCCAGGACGTCGATATCGGCCTCGTCCGCGTGAACTATCGCTGGGGCGGCCCGATGATCGCAAGATACTGA
- a CDS encoding outer membrane protein, which translates to MKKVLLASACLFALAAPASAADLAARPYTKAPVAVASVYNWTGFYLGIVGGGAWENGSGDPKMNGGFVGGTAGYNWQTGNVVFGVEADGSWADVSASATGATVVPGFGVVTATASSKTDAMGTVRGRIGYAVNQVLFYGTGGYAWIDNKITLSALGLTASDSKWHSGWTVGAGVEAFFAPQWSVKGEYLYRSLGGETYFSGALPTGTLNFHTVQVGVNYHFGGPVVAKY; encoded by the coding sequence ATGAAGAAGGTTTTGTTGGCTTCGGCCTGTTTGTTCGCTCTCGCTGCTCCGGCTTCGGCCGCTGATCTCGCGGCGCGCCCCTACACCAAGGCTCCGGTGGCGGTGGCCTCGGTCTACAACTGGACCGGCTTCTACCTCGGTATCGTCGGCGGCGGCGCCTGGGAAAACGGTTCCGGCGACCCGAAGATGAATGGTGGCTTCGTCGGCGGCACCGCCGGCTACAACTGGCAGACCGGCAACGTCGTGTTCGGCGTCGAGGCTGATGGTTCCTGGGCTGACGTCAGCGCTTCGGCGACCGGCGCCACTGTTGTTCCCGGATTCGGCGTTGTGACCGCAACGGCGAGCTCGAAGACCGATGCCATGGGCACCGTGCGCGGCCGTATCGGCTACGCCGTCAATCAGGTCCTGTTCTACGGCACCGGCGGCTACGCCTGGATCGACAACAAGATCACCCTCTCCGCTCTCGGCCTGACCGCATCGGACAGCAAGTGGCACTCCGGCTGGACCGTCGGCGCGGGCGTCGAGGCGTTCTTCGCTCCGCAGTGGTCGGTCAAGGGCGAGTACCTCTATCGCAGCCTCGGCGGCGAGACCTACTTCTCGGGCGCCCTGCCCACCGGCACGCTCAACTTCCACACCGTGCAGGTCGGCGTGAACTATCACTTCGGGGGCCCGGTGGTCGCGAAGTACTGA
- a CDS encoding outer membrane protein — MKKVLLASASLFALSALAPASAADLAARPYTKAPIAVASIYNWSGFYLGINGGGASSRNCWDVNNIFGVAGPDTAEGCHNATGGVVGGQVGYRWQSASWVFGLEAQGDWANLKGSNTSVALAPLVNETKIDAIGLFTGQVGYAWNNVLWYVKGGAAVTHAKYNGTVVGVVLDSASETRWGGAVGTGLEFGFAPNWSVAIEYDHLFMGKRNNSFTILGINDRIDRIKQDVDMGTVRVNYTFGGPVVAKY, encoded by the coding sequence ATGAAGAAGGTTTTGCTGGCCTCGGCCAGTCTGTTCGCACTCAGCGCGTTGGCTCCCGCCTCGGCGGCCGATTTGGCGGCCCGCCCCTACACCAAGGCGCCCATTGCTGTGGCCTCGATCTACAACTGGAGCGGGTTCTACCTCGGCATCAACGGCGGCGGCGCTTCGAGCCGCAACTGCTGGGATGTCAACAATATCTTCGGCGTTGCGGGTCCGGACACGGCTGAAGGCTGTCACAATGCGACAGGCGGCGTCGTCGGTGGCCAGGTCGGTTATCGCTGGCAGTCGGCCAGCTGGGTGTTCGGCCTTGAAGCCCAGGGCGACTGGGCCAATCTGAAGGGCTCGAATACGAGCGTGGCGCTTGCTCCGCTGGTCAACGAGACCAAGATCGACGCGATCGGCCTGTTCACCGGCCAGGTCGGCTATGCCTGGAACAATGTGCTCTGGTACGTGAAGGGTGGCGCGGCGGTCACGCATGCCAAGTACAACGGCACGGTCGTCGGCGTGGTCCTCGACAGCGCAAGCGAGACGCGCTGGGGCGGCGCGGTCGGCACCGGCCTCGAATTCGGCTTCGCGCCGAACTGGTCCGTTGCGATCGAATACGACCATCTGTTCATGGGCAAGCGCAACAACTCGTTCACGATTCTCGGCATCAACGACCGCATCGACCGTATCAAGCAGGACGTCGATATGGGCACGGTCCGCGTGAACTACACCTTCGGCGGCCCGGTTGTGGCGAAGTACTGA
- a CDS encoding outer membrane protein: MTTSVSAADLAASPYTKAPAPMIAAVYDWSGFYIGANGGGGWSHNCWDIVTNILGAPVTPPASEGCHTATGGVAGGQAGFRWQSASWVFGVEGQGDWAHLSGSNGPSLAAGGVGSDRSKINAFGLVTGQVGYAWSNVLFYAKGGAMVVSDKYEGFTTATGFVFDRANETRWGGAIGAGLDFGVTPNIVVGVDYVHGFMGSRDNRFTFNNGTFSRADRIRQDVDIATARVSYRFGGPLIAKY; this comes from the coding sequence ATGACCACGTCCGTTTCGGCGGCCGACCTGGCGGCGAGCCCCTACACCAAAGCTCCTGCCCCGATGATCGCCGCGGTCTACGATTGGAGCGGCTTCTACATCGGCGCCAACGGTGGTGGCGGCTGGAGCCATAATTGCTGGGACATCGTCACCAACATCCTCGGTGCGCCGGTCACTCCCCCCGCATCGGAGGGCTGCCACACCGCGACCGGCGGCGTGGCCGGCGGCCAGGCCGGCTTTCGCTGGCAGAGCGCGTCGTGGGTGTTCGGCGTGGAAGGCCAGGGCGACTGGGCTCACCTTAGCGGCTCCAATGGACCGAGCCTGGCTGCCGGCGGCGTCGGCTCTGACCGCTCGAAGATCAACGCCTTCGGCCTCGTGACCGGCCAGGTCGGCTACGCCTGGAGCAATGTGCTGTTCTACGCGAAGGGTGGTGCGATGGTTGTGAGCGACAAATACGAGGGCTTCACCACCGCCACCGGCTTCGTGTTCGACAGGGCGAATGAAACGCGCTGGGGCGGAGCGATTGGTGCTGGCCTCGATTTCGGCGTAACGCCCAACATCGTGGTCGGCGTCGATTATGTGCACGGCTTCATGGGATCGCGCGACAACCGCTTTACGTTCAACAACGGCACGTTCTCGCGCGCCGATCGGATCCGCCAGGACGTTGACATTGCAACGGCCCGCGTCAGTTACAGGTTCGGCGGCCCCCTCATCGCCAAATACTGA
- a CDS encoding outer membrane protein, with protein sequence MKTWMLAAVSLFALGAVAPATAADLPIYKAPAAAIPVYDWSGIYAGINGGGGLAHACWGVTRALGIAVDPAVGEGCHNAGGGTVGGQLGYRWQKSRWVFGIEGQGNWADFKGSNVSVALAPITNQTKIDSFGLFTGQLGYAVNNLLLYGKAGAAVAHDKYDTFFPGAPAAATFNSVNQTRWGYAIGIGVEWGFAENWSVGGEYNHVFLGHHSADFATLIGGFAPRTDRIGQDIDMGLIRINYRWGGPVVAKY encoded by the coding sequence ATGAAGACGTGGATGCTGGCTGCGGTCAGCCTGTTCGCACTCGGCGCGGTCGCGCCGGCTACCGCCGCCGATCTCCCGATCTACAAGGCGCCGGCGGCCGCCATTCCCGTCTATGACTGGAGCGGCATCTATGCCGGCATCAACGGCGGCGGCGGCTTGGCCCATGCCTGCTGGGGCGTGACCCGCGCGCTCGGCATCGCTGTCGATCCGGCCGTTGGCGAAGGCTGTCACAATGCGGGCGGTGGCACAGTCGGCGGACAACTCGGCTATCGCTGGCAGAAGTCGCGCTGGGTGTTCGGCATCGAGGGCCAGGGCAACTGGGCCGACTTCAAGGGCAGCAATGTCAGCGTGGCGTTGGCGCCGATCACGAACCAGACCAAGATCGACAGCTTCGGTCTCTTCACCGGCCAACTCGGCTACGCCGTGAACAATCTGCTGCTCTACGGCAAGGCCGGCGCAGCCGTGGCCCACGACAAATACGACACCTTCTTTCCGGGCGCGCCAGCGGCGGCGACGTTCAACAGCGTCAACCAGACCCGCTGGGGCTACGCGATCGGCATCGGCGTGGAATGGGGCTTTGCCGAGAACTGGTCGGTCGGCGGCGAGTACAACCATGTCTTCCTCGGCCATCACAGCGCTGACTTCGCAACGCTCATCGGCGGCTTCGCCCCGCGCACCGACCGGATCGGCCAGGATATCGACATGGGCCTGATCCGCATCAATTACCGCTGGGGCGGCCCGGTCGTCGCCAAATACTGA